The region ATTAGGAAGGCCAGGTTAGGTTACGCATGAAGAAAAGAAGGTATTTTTTAACACATAAAATGGACATTGGAATACAGTAGATTAATCACAACTATATAACACATACTTTTGCTCGATAGAAGGCAGAGAAAAGAGGTGCTGTCCTAGCCTATATTTGTGCTGAGAAGCAGATTTAATATTTACTATGTCATTTCGCTGTTAACTGGCAAATAACACGGCCAGGTCACTACGTCAATTTGATGATGAAAGCGAACGATCGAGGCTGAATCGATGGAaccgtgaaactgaaactttcctATGAAAATGGAAATAAATACTGGACTGATCCAGACCGGCCGCGTGTTTTCAATGTCCTTGAATCGGCTATGCATGCGCCGTGGTTACGATTTGTGTTGAACGCGAATAGGTGACAATATGTACATAGGAACATAAAACATTTCCAGGTAGATTAGGATTTCATTTTCAATCGGGAGAAGCTATGTTGGAATTTTTACTGTTTGACGGTCCAAATCTTACACTATGGTTGATTATTTTCGCATTCATCACAAAATATACTGCTAcacaagagttagggatatagtattcaatcgttttgaaaagtatgtattcttcaagaaaatcgctgtaaaatcttttgaaactcaataacaacttgaatcgatccaataaaaaccagtatgagacatttcgtcaatctggtcgccttttttctgcagtttggttctttgcatatgcttcatgaatgttcttattttgaaatggagtcagtttatcaacggcttcgatttgaaacgagttttctgaaaatgccaagatgtaaattaacaaacgctgaggctaatagggctatcggaatgctacagggtggcctaactcaggttgttgtagtggaaaggctccaagtcagccaaagtgtgatatctcgactttggaaCAGGTTCAGGAAGACAAGTTCCGTGTTGGAGagaccaaggcttggtgggcgacgaaaaacaacacctgctcaggatcgtttcatcagcgtttcggcgagaagaaaccctacatctGCGTGTAGAATGCTTCGGAATATTCTTCATAATGGAGATGGGGTtcaagtttccatcgaaaccatcagccgacgtttgagagaggtgaatctaggttctagacgtccattaacacgtgaccataagcgtcaaagactggaatgggcaaggcaacatatcaattggaacgatcattggcgtagtgtccttttcactgatgaatccagatatggacgattttccgattctcgaagaataagggtatggacaatcccacgcataccccgtaatcttcgctatgtccaagaagtccatccattccgagggctagtgttatggtatgggccgggatatgtttcaacgggcgcacagatctacacatttgtcctgggaatatgacAGCCTTACACTGTAGGGAACATGTTattgacaatgttgtgccaaattttcacgctgctattgatgaaacttttcaatttctagacgataacgctagaccgtACCGTGTAGCCATTGAAaatgcgcgcgaggagcttggtattccacatttaccaacACCTCCacactcaccagatttgaattgcaaAGAACATGCATGGAATATGatccaaagaagattagataatcatcaacctaccccagaatccttaaatgatctgagagagcttctgccctgtttatggaaccaaattcctcaagaaatgttcaacaacctcgtgtagtatgcaaagaatatgtcaagctgttattgatgcccgtggaggcCGTACATTGTAGtgatagtcttaaaatgcttgaattctctgagaataaaatttcgttattttactcgatttttctttaagaccctgtatacgctgcagacctacaagctaaaattaattttatttcctgcaatttaaatcatattaatatgaattttcatcacaaaaatctcattcaaactatatttttttgcaatttaagtcaatatccctaactcatgtggagcagtttatttCAACATGTATTGCATTAAAAATACCACGAAAGAGAAAATATTTAGTTTCAGGATGTGTCACGTTCATCTTCCGTTTAGTGTATTGTTTACTATCAATATTTACATTGTGAGTGACGTCTGGTAAGGAAGTTAGTTTTGAGTTAAATTGATCAGTTCGTAAACTTATCAGTCTCAACGATTATGGCATTAGGTGtggtaaaaagaaatccattatgtTACCAATAGATAGCTTCAGTTATCTAAATCTCCCTGTCCTATTGAGTTCCACTATATGgcattagaaagatgagatttcttactacaaaaacttttttgacagttttgtgattagttggcTCGGTTTAGtttcaaagatggacactaacaaagagaaaatacgctatattttacagttgtTCTTCgataggggtaaaaatgcaagctaagcggctgaaaatgtaaataatgttaatgGTGTTGCTACTGTAGCAGCCAATCACGAGCAATTTTCGTTCTGTCGATTCCGTTCAGGTAATTTCGATGTCTCTTTCGAGGTCAGCACCTTGTCGAGGTGGAAGGGCTTGTAGTAACTGCCTACTGTTAAGTAGAAAGTGAAACTAAGACTGACCAAAAAAAATGTGGCGTGGCTAATCTCAACCTGCTTCATTCCCCATACCTCAACAATCCCATGTTCCCCAAACACCACATTCCTGCCAATACCTCGCCCACTCCTAAGAACATCCTCTAATCTCTATCCTTCCAAGAGATAGGTTTTAGCAGAACGAGCAACAGGAGAAGGGGTCCACCAAAGAGGAAATAGAGGCGCAGAACCGACCAGACAGAGGTAATAAAGGTAGGTGGAAATGATTGACAGGTCTAGCAGAACGAGACACAAGAGGCCAGAAAGGAAGCAAGAAGATGCCaacattaaataaaaaaaaacccccCTCATAACTTCCCTAACTTCCCGGTACGAACTAAAGTGAATCTCTTGCTGTGAGGACTTAATCGTTAGTTATGCTAGTTCGCAAAAGTCGCGAGATCCTTGGGTCGAGACCAGAGTCAAGAGACGTCTCCTCTTGGAAGATTAAGTTCGAAGGGAGGAGACTTGCCGATCAAGTCCCTCCGAGGAACTACCTCAGGCTCAAGTTCCGTAATCAAAGCTATGAGTGAAACCACGGAATGAGGGAGCTCATTGACGGGTAGTTGCTTCACGCTTTCAAGGCTACCTGTTGAATAGCTCTACCACCGGAAACGAATTGCTTCTGTCCAATCCCAAACTCCTAGGACAGGAAAGTGTCACACAAAGACGGACATTCCGCCGTAGAGTACCAAACCTTTGGTTAGCCGGCCGTACTGAGGCTGAATGCGAAAGAGGAAGGTTGGCGTCCTTGAAACCAATCTCTACGGATTCGGCAGAGGTGAAATGGAGATTTTTAGTGAGTATGCCCTGCAGAAGAGTCGCACACTACCTAACAAGTGCCGACAGGTGTTTTACACTTGCCGAGATTTGTTGGGTGTCCATAAGGTGGATTTccctccattaaaaaaaaaataaataaaggtAATTTCGATGTACCACGCattggaaggccaattgtcaaAAATGTCGATATAATCATTGTcaagcatgggcgcccgcagaaatttttctcagggggggcaaaatgaaaattattgaaaaacgataaatgaaaataatgaaataaatgaaaataaataatgaaaaatgagacaatcaaaatctcagggggggccatggcccccccctggcccccccctgcgggcgcccatgttgtCAAGTCCAACCGTCATGTAAGCATTGTTTCGATTGCACAAGAAATCGTTTGGAACCATTCgtataaggctggtctcaaggaGCTCGATGTATGGTTACCACATAAGTTAATGCAAAAAACCTTATGGACCGAATtttcatctgcgaatcgctgctgaatcgtaACAAAATCTAACATTTTTTGAAGAGGTTGGTGACTAAtgaataatggatcgtcactcacgacaacgtcaagcaaaaattGTCGTGGTTGAAACGTGGTGAGCCGGGGGAAACGGTGTCCAAGACTGGCAgggaaataattataataataataatgatctttATTCCGAAAGAATGTCCAATATAATACATTACATACATGTTAAATCCTCActtctttgattttttattcATGAATGGAATAAGGTTCCATGTTAATGAGCATTATTCTCACATCATCCTTAAACTTATTGAGTGTTGTACTTCTTTTTATATTATCTGGTAATtaattgaaaagttttattGCGGCATATGTTGGATGTTTCTCATTTGACCAATCTATGTTCAGGATAAAGAATATTTATGTCTACACCTTTTTcagttgtaattcagaaaatcaaagttcaatttcagaaacgggaacatgtatttcagaataggaatatgtaattcagaaaagagaaattgaatttcagaatagttaatttaatttcagaaaaacgaaattgaaattcagattaggaagttggatttcagaaaaacaaagttgtaattcagaatagtgatttgaaattcagaaaaggaaaattgtatttcagaaaagaaaaattctatttcagaagttatcaattcaatttcagaaaatgtaatatgtaattcagaacagTATCGAAACATAGGTATCTAGGACAATGTGGCATCGAACCTGTCTTAATGACATGAGACTCAACTCATTATCGAGATATCAAAAATGGAATTAAAAGATAATTGTGCAATTTGTAGAATATCGATGAATAGAAACAAAGTGGTCAAATTATTGCCATGCAATCACCTTTTACATGAGAAATGTGCAGAGCCATTGAGGGATCCAATTTGTCCGATTTGCAGATCTGCATATGCGGAAAAAATAGCAGTGGCCAGAACTATATATAATAAACACACAAGTAAAGACAGGCAGCGAATAACCGCATGTGCGAATAGAGGTGACGATTGGGTATCTCTGGCAGAAACTTTGAATGTGAAGTACAAAACGGCCTATGAATGGGTGAGATCAGGAAGAGAATATATGCATGACAAGGGTGGAAGAAAACCAAAAAAGATTTTGAATGATGAACAAATGGATATATTAATCTCATGGGTTGAGGAAACCTGCGACCTTACGATCAAACAGTTACAAGCTAAGGTATTCGCAGAgttcaataaaacaatttcgAGCACAACTATTGCAAATTATTTGGAAGGGAGAGTATTTACATTCAAACAGGTTCATACTGCACCAGCAACTATGAACACcgaagaaaataaattgaaacgtGCCGATTATGTGAGGTCTCTAAATAATTTCATCAGTCTAGGCAAACAAATTGTTTGGATCGACCagacaaatttcaatttattttgccGAAGATCTCGAGGACGTTCCAAAGCCGGTACTCGTGCAGTTCAACAGCTCCCGGCAGCAAGAGGTCCGAATATACATGTAATTGGTGCTATTTCTGCTGCTGGTGTGATTGCAATGGAACGTAGAAGAGGGTCTTTCACGGCGCTTTTAGCTAATGAGTGGATTCAAAGACTTATGAATACATGGGAAGAATTGGGCAATCGCTCCCTGTCACTCTAGGCTAGAAGTTGTTATTAATGCAACGGAAGCAAATTTGTTGAGATTAGCTCCGTATTCTCCGATGCTAAACCCGATCGAATCAATTTGGGCAAAATTGAAAATGGCGGTGAAAACCAGACTTCGAATCCCTGAGGTGACGGCTCCAGGGATCCAAGAGCAAAGGTTGCAATATTTGGAGCAAATAATTGATTCAAGTAAAGACACAATTATGGGGGGCGATTGCGCACGTGCCGCTCAGCATACAACCACATTCCACGCAGCAGCGCTCGCTTTGGAAGATTTACCAGTTGGTCTATGAATTATATATTATGTAAATAATATCTCCAATAATATGTACATATAGTAGTTATGAACATTCAAATTTATTAATTCTGGAGTTCATGTAACCAATTCTGAATTGTAGATTGCAGATTGTTAAGGGGGTTACGTTCCACTGTGACATTAAGATCAGAGCTGTTTTCGCAGCTGCGCTACAGCTCGCTCTCCAGTTCCAGAGCTtcaatgaactccagtatctgaaaGGGCTTCTAGGAGGTTAAGTCGGCGATCCTCGTATAATTTTCCTGTCCAAGACATTCTTTGCGCAGGCTCGCAATGGCGAGGCATTCTGTGACTTAGTGAACAGGAGTTTCCTCCTCTTCCCCACCTAGGCTACAATGTCCTGTTAGAAAGCCAGTGGGGAGGCGTAACttattcttgctgagatccaaATACCTTTTGGACCTTGCAGTTTTAAAGTTCCGAAGGAACTTTTTGGATTGATTCATTCCCGGAAGATTCCTCCAGAGTGCttctctttcagtttcttccttctccagAAACTCTTTCTTATAGGTGCATTTGCCTATACCAAAGAAAGGTTCTAGGCCAGTAAGTGGCGTTTGAGCTCCTTTTCTGGCTAGTGTGTTAGTCTCTCCGTTTCCTTtgaaattctgaattacaatttcttatttctgaattacaatttccttcttctgaattacaatttcctatttctgaatttcaaatcacCAAATccgaattccaatttatattttctgaaatcaaattcACCCTTTCTGAATAACATATCactattctgaaattcaaattaccgtttctgaatataaagttcttattctgaattataatttccatcttctgaaattcaattaactattctgaattacaatttccatattctgaaattcaatttacttttctgaattacattttACGTTTTCtaaattacaattgaaaaaggtgtagatcataatatgtttcgtgtggtcgaattcatgatgcgaaatattaaaaaaatatcgaatttgatgctctaaaataaatatcgatatgtagaatttcaaaattgaaattctgcttaacgaaaatactcgataaatgagtatgaaactgttcaatcatttacctagaaaaataagatccattaaagaaattaaactcttcaaaagacaattattcgaactgttcattaaatgtgaaccatattctttaaatgaatttatagactTTTGTCAtatacaaatatcatagatatattagttcattgatttatttttttgtagggaatttgtgacttgtttttttcattttgtaatgtacatacaattctggaaataaatacctattattattattattattatcctaaatttcaatctataaccttcaaatttaagggagataaggggtgtgtaccatgatcctattacacccggtatgtatattgatgaccttaaggttagcttcctccaaaacagtttccattatgcatacagtaccaggaatacgaaaaaaaaagatgaaatataatgactgtcatttaattttcgatttaaaatgaatttcgaacaagtagaaaccaagccaatccatagtattatttagaattaggataaaatataacaaaatgaaaaaattgttttccgagaagtaaatcaaaaattttcacagccttgaagtcacagataaaggccactcctactgttttttttgagctgattcgcgtgtgagcttctcctactatcggtctatttgattgaagatggttgaaatatgtgcagtcagtttttgataattacctgaagcacgcaagatttggtgtttaaacacgaaatccaataataatccaaagacagtttgaggtcgtttatacaagaaattcgtaattgcctctgaaaagataaatgattgttttattgttggtttttttcattcagactcaagacaattatcttgtctatgtctgtgacctttttcattgaggagaaatataaaaactatgaaatttgtgacaagaagtaaataatacaactcattgtagcttttcatcggaaaaatttatctaggatcaatcgagtaatttgaaaaggaaaaaattttattcgaatgtctaatatgtatttagatatacatatatgtgtttgaaatgaaaataaccatattgtacctttcaaacagcgaattacagccatctattagtaagttattattaaatgccatttcatgagccataatagcttgacaaataaacattttaaaaaacttgtaagaagtcatcaaacaatagtgacttatctgataacatcatgcataaaaaattattaatccattttttaattacaaacagatagttgaataactttaagaagaaagtatgagaattattcaactatctatcagtaaataattaaataatgctttaatgaccataacgtgatcagataagcagaaaaagttagacgcttttcttgaagtttttttaaaatgtttatttgttttataatttttttttcgtggtattcatttatcactgacccctgaacaataagaatttagttgctgatatcaggacctaatttagtttattcacaaattcttatggatacctctgttatctattagaaagttaaataatggtttaatgaacgtggcatcatcagataaccaacaaaagtttgacttaggtactcttaatgagtgtaggtacatttaaaatatttatttgtcatatttataatgatttacctaatgaggttgttggccattctaaaaattttaactatctaatgtattatcagatgaataattcttggaatgtatctgtcaacaaataagaaacgacagtttaacccttttttgaaatatttatttttaccaaggtgataaaataaatcagatataattgaacgaaaataaaaatcatattctcttttcacattgtttaga is a window of Harmonia axyridis chromosome 2, icHarAxyr1.1, whole genome shotgun sequence DNA encoding:
- the LOC123672282 gene encoding LOW QUALITY PROTEIN: uncharacterized protein LOC123672282 (The sequence of the model RefSeq protein was modified relative to this genomic sequence to represent the inferred CDS: deleted 1 base in 1 codon; substituted 1 base at 1 genomic stop codon), with the translated sequence MELKDNCAICRISMNRNKVVKLLPCNHLLHEKCAEPLRDPICPICRSAYAEKIAVARTIYNKHTSKDRQRITACANRGDDWVSLAETLNVKYKTAYEWVRSGREYMHDKGGRKPKKILNDEQMDILISWVEETCDLTIKQLQAKVFAEFNKTISSTTIANYLEGRVFTFKQVHTAPATMNTEENKLKRADYVRSLNNFISLGKQIVWIDQTNFNLFCRRSRGRSKAGTRAVQQLPAARGPNIHVIGAISAAGVIAMERRRGSFTALLANEWIQRLMNTWEELGNRSLSLXAEVVINATEANLLRLAPYSPMLNPIESIWAKLKMAVKTRLRIPEVTAPGIQEQRLQYLEQIIDSSKDTIMGGDCARAAQHTTTFHAAALALEDLPVGL